The following are encoded in a window of Bos indicus isolate NIAB-ARS_2022 breed Sahiwal x Tharparkar chromosome 7, NIAB-ARS_B.indTharparkar_mat_pri_1.0, whole genome shotgun sequence genomic DNA:
- the LOC109561818 gene encoding uncharacterized protein isoform X1, producing the protein MLRRRDERHGLAYRRLRWTRLQPERRRDRRAQTRGLGPPLLAAGPRSAFSAHSGPPLGRFRFRFLGESVEENESGSVQSLRGSRRGEGRTVRGGQPGAGEPEPQPAPGEMAVGPGLPCTAGSDEAGQQRNKKMDSLLLKTRMAATSHGCQFAAC; encoded by the exons ATGCTGCGCCGCCGCGACGAGCGCCATGGGCTGGCTTATCGGCGTCTCAGGTGGACGCGGCTCCAGCCTGAACGCCGCCGGGACCGCCGTGCGCAGACCCGAGGCCTGGGGCCCCCGCTTCTGGCTGCCGGCCCGCGCTCCGCGTTCTCCGCGCACTCGGGCCCGCCTCTCGGCCGTTTTCGCTTTCGCTTTCTTGGCGAGAGCGTTGAGGAAAATGAAAGTGGCAGTGTCCAGAGCCTGCGCGGCAGCCGTCGGGGCGAGGGGCGCACCGTGCGGGGCGGCCAGCCTGGAGCGGGCGAGCCGGAGCCTCAGCCCGCACCCGGCGAG ATGGCGGTAGGCCCTGGActtccctgcactgcaggcagtgatGAGGCTGGGCAgcagagaaacaagaaaatggaCTCCCTCCTCCTGAAGACAAGAATGGCAGCTACCAGTCATGG
- the LOC109561818 gene encoding uncharacterized protein isoform X2, which yields MLRRRDERHGLAYRRLRWTRLQPERRRDRRAQTRGLGPPLLAAGPRSAFSAHSGPPLGRFRFRFLGESVEENESGSVQSLRGSRRGEGRTVRGGQPGAGEPEPQPAPGEMAVGPGLPCTAGSDEAGQQRNKKMDSLLLKTRMAATSHGSS from the exons ATGCTGCGCCGCCGCGACGAGCGCCATGGGCTGGCTTATCGGCGTCTCAGGTGGACGCGGCTCCAGCCTGAACGCCGCCGGGACCGCCGTGCGCAGACCCGAGGCCTGGGGCCCCCGCTTCTGGCTGCCGGCCCGCGCTCCGCGTTCTCCGCGCACTCGGGCCCGCCTCTCGGCCGTTTTCGCTTTCGCTTTCTTGGCGAGAGCGTTGAGGAAAATGAAAGTGGCAGTGTCCAGAGCCTGCGCGGCAGCCGTCGGGGCGAGGGGCGCACCGTGCGGGGCGGCCAGCCTGGAGCGGGCGAGCCGGAGCCTCAGCCCGCACCCGGCGAG ATGGCGGTAGGCCCTGGActtccctgcactgcaggcagtgatGAGGCTGGGCAgcagagaaacaagaaaatggaCTCCCTCCTCCTGAAGACAAGAATGGCAGCTACCAGTCATGG